A region from the Micrococcus cohnii genome encodes:
- the lepB gene encoding signal peptidase I has protein sequence MTRTEPRDPQRSRGSVALGAAGTHTPTIDTTDGREPRDPAWWLWALGLTVVIAVVAAAVLRALLGPVFLVPSASMEPTLRPGDRVRVDSSVEGGQGLRRGDVVVFDGAGSLAPYTGRTSLERGLEDVAAFWGFRARQDVYVKRVVGLAGDRVECCDDQGRITVDGQPLEEPYLGRTITADDPASRTPFSFEVPAGRMVVLGDNREASVDSRSLLGAPGGGLIPVEKVTGRVESIAWPWTRRQSVPASEDMP, from the coding sequence ATGACGAGAACAGAGCCCCGTGACCCGCAGCGGTCACGGGGCTCTGTCGCGTTGGGGGCGGCGGGCACGCACACGCCGACGATCGACACCACGGACGGTCGGGAGCCTCGGGACCCGGCATGGTGGCTGTGGGCGCTCGGGCTGACGGTCGTGATCGCCGTCGTGGCCGCTGCGGTGCTCCGGGCCCTGCTCGGGCCGGTGTTCCTGGTGCCCTCGGCCTCGATGGAGCCGACTCTGCGGCCCGGCGACCGGGTGCGTGTGGACAGCTCGGTCGAGGGTGGGCAGGGCCTGCGCCGCGGCGACGTCGTGGTCTTCGACGGGGCCGGCAGCCTGGCGCCGTACACCGGCCGCACGTCCCTCGAACGAGGCCTGGAGGACGTCGCCGCGTTCTGGGGCTTCCGCGCGCGGCAGGACGTGTACGTCAAACGCGTCGTGGGGCTGGCGGGGGACCGGGTCGAGTGCTGCGACGATCAGGGTCGGATCACGGTCGACGGGCAGCCGCTCGAGGAGCCGTACCTGGGGCGCACGATCACCGCTGACGATCCCGCCAGCCGCACGCCGTTCTCCTTCGAGGTCCCCGCGGGCCGCATGGTGGTGCTGGGGGACAACCGGGAGGCCTCAGTGGACTCGCGCTCGTTGCTCGGCGCGCCCGGCGGCGGTCTCATCCCCGTCGAGAAAGTCACCGGTCGCGTGGAGTCGATCGCGTGGCCGTGGACCCGGCGGCAGTCGGTCCCGGCCAGCGAGGACATGCCGTGA
- the rplS gene encoding 50S ribosomal protein L19: MHILDSFDSASLRSDVPEFAPGDTVKVHVNIVEGKTSRIQVFQGFVMGRQGHGVRETFRVRKVSFGVGVERVFPVHSPVIDKIEVVTKGDVRRAKLYYMRDRHGKAARIREKRADAK; encoded by the coding sequence ATGCACATTCTTGATTCCTTCGACTCTGCCTCGCTGCGCTCTGACGTCCCGGAGTTCGCTCCGGGCGACACCGTGAAGGTCCACGTGAACATCGTCGAGGGCAAGACCTCGCGTATCCAGGTGTTCCAGGGCTTCGTCATGGGCCGCCAGGGCCATGGCGTGCGCGAGACCTTCCGCGTGCGCAAGGTGTCCTTCGGCGTGGGCGTGGAGCGCGTGTTCCCGGTCCACTCCCCGGTCATCGACAAGATCGAGGTCGTGACCAAGGGCGACGTGCGCCGCGCGAAGCTCTACTACATGCGCGACCGCCACGGCAAGGCCGCCCGCATCCGCGAGAAGCGCGCCGACGCGAAGTGA
- the rimM gene encoding ribosome maturation factor RimM (Essential for efficient processing of 16S rRNA), which yields MHSTDNPEDQVRLARIGKPHGIRGEVTVQVFTDEPDARFAPGNVVAVRSQSPGAPAHLTVSRARWNKQILVLGFQEISDRNGAEALRGSQLFGSVQDRDDDDSWYEEDLLDLEVHVDGRRVGVVTGLLTGTVQDLLQVAVDGQDEPALVPFVEQIVPEVDVEAGVVVVTPPPGLLAVNAPDPGEEPGRPDGEREG from the coding sequence ATGCACTCCACCGACAATCCTGAGGATCAGGTCCGCCTCGCCCGTATCGGCAAGCCGCACGGGATACGCGGGGAGGTGACGGTGCAGGTCTTCACCGACGAGCCGGACGCCCGTTTCGCCCCCGGCAATGTGGTCGCGGTGCGATCGCAGTCCCCGGGCGCACCGGCGCATCTGACCGTCAGCCGCGCCCGCTGGAACAAGCAGATCCTCGTGCTCGGATTCCAGGAGATCTCCGATCGCAACGGGGCCGAGGCCCTGCGTGGAAGCCAGCTCTTCGGTTCGGTGCAGGACCGTGACGACGATGACTCCTGGTACGAGGAGGACCTGCTCGACCTCGAAGTGCACGTGGACGGGCGTCGGGTGGGTGTGGTCACCGGGCTGCTTACGGGAACGGTCCAGGACCTGCTGCAGGTCGCCGTCGACGGACAGGATGAGCCGGCGCTCGTGCCGTTCGTCGAGCAGATCGTGCCCGAGGTCGACGTTGAGGCCGGGGTCGTCGTGGTCACCCCGCCGCCGGGACTGTTGGCCGTCAACGCGCCGGATCCGGGCGAGGAGCCCGGGCGTCCCGACGGCGAACGGGAGGGCTGA
- the trmD gene encoding tRNA (guanosine(37)-N1)-methyltransferase TrmD produces the protein MRIDVVSIFPEYLAALELSLIGRARQDGLLDVRVHDLREFTFDRHRTVDDTPYGGGAGMVMKPEPWALALESIADDAAASGVADRPTLLVPTPSGEVFRQATAAQLAEQQHLVIACGRYEGIDERVFDWASERFDVRLVSLGDYVLNGGEVAALAMVEAVGRLLPGVVGNPHSLVEESHSDGLLEYPVYTKPAQWRGHEVPPILLSGDHGRIASWRREQQLERTRARRPDLLSD, from the coding sequence GTGCGCATCGACGTCGTCTCGATCTTCCCGGAGTACCTGGCGGCACTGGAGCTGTCCCTGATCGGGCGGGCCCGCCAGGACGGCCTGCTGGACGTGCGGGTGCATGATCTGCGCGAGTTCACCTTCGACCGGCACCGCACCGTCGACGACACCCCGTACGGCGGGGGCGCCGGCATGGTGATGAAGCCCGAGCCGTGGGCGCTGGCGCTCGAGTCCATCGCCGATGACGCGGCCGCGAGCGGTGTGGCCGACCGGCCGACGCTGCTGGTGCCCACGCCCTCCGGTGAGGTGTTCCGACAGGCGACGGCGGCGCAGCTGGCCGAGCAGCAGCACCTGGTGATCGCGTGCGGACGGTACGAGGGCATCGACGAGCGGGTGTTCGACTGGGCCTCGGAGCGGTTCGACGTGCGTCTGGTGAGCCTCGGCGACTATGTGCTCAACGGCGGGGAGGTCGCCGCCCTCGCCATGGTCGAAGCGGTCGGGCGCCTGCTGCCGGGAGTGGTCGGCAATCCCCACTCGCTCGTCGAGGAGTCCCACTCCGACGGGCTGCTCGAGTACCCGGTGTACACCAAACCCGCCCAGTGGCGCGGCCACGAAGTGCCGCCGATCCTGCTCTCGGGCGACCACGGGCGTATCGCGTCCTGGCGGCGCGAGCAGCAACTCGAGCGGACGCGGGCACGTCGTCCTGATCTGCTCTCGGACTGA